One part of the Rhodococcus oxybenzonivorans genome encodes these proteins:
- the zapE gene encoding cell division protein ZapE gives MHARLVDRSPVVPADQLVAQMVPPAMFDEVSFASYIPDPAEPSQAVAVQKAEEFSKKVGKIRSGGRRGLFGKKTPSTGAGLYLDGGFGVGKTHLLASIYHSVPSPKAFGTFVELTHVVGALGFNKAVEQLSDHSVLCIDEFELDDPGDTMLVSRLLSELSARGVSIVATSNTLPGQLGEGRFAAQDFLREIKKLGSIFETIRVDGPDYRHRDLPPAPDPISSEELLERADAIPGATLDDFDALCAHLSTLHPSRYNKLVEGIPAVFLDGVHPADDQSVALRLVVLADRLYDASIPVTVAGAKLDSIFTPEMLAGGYRKKYLRATSRLLALSRFEVAAN, from the coding sequence ATGCATGCACGTCTTGTCGATCGCAGCCCCGTGGTGCCGGCTGATCAGTTGGTCGCTCAAATGGTGCCCCCGGCCATGTTCGACGAGGTGAGCTTCGCGTCGTACATCCCGGACCCCGCCGAGCCCAGCCAGGCCGTGGCTGTGCAGAAGGCCGAGGAGTTCTCGAAGAAGGTCGGCAAGATCCGCAGCGGCGGCCGACGTGGCCTCTTCGGGAAGAAGACGCCGTCCACCGGTGCCGGTCTCTACCTCGACGGTGGGTTCGGCGTCGGCAAGACCCACCTGCTCGCGTCGATCTACCACAGCGTCCCGTCGCCGAAGGCATTCGGCACCTTCGTCGAGCTGACCCACGTGGTCGGCGCGCTGGGGTTCAACAAGGCGGTCGAGCAGCTGTCCGACCACAGTGTCCTCTGCATCGACGAGTTCGAACTCGACGATCCGGGTGACACCATGCTCGTGTCCCGGTTGCTGTCCGAGCTGTCCGCGCGTGGTGTGTCCATCGTCGCGACGTCGAACACCCTTCCCGGCCAGCTCGGTGAGGGCCGCTTCGCAGCGCAGGACTTCCTGCGGGAGATCAAGAAGCTGGGCTCGATCTTCGAGACCATCCGGGTGGATGGCCCCGACTACCGGCACCGCGACCTGCCGCCGGCGCCCGACCCGATCTCCTCGGAGGAACTCCTCGAGCGTGCCGACGCCATCCCCGGTGCCACACTCGACGACTTCGATGCGCTGTGTGCGCACCTGAGCACCCTGCACCCGTCGCGATACAACAAGCTGGTCGAGGGCATCCCGGCCGTGTTCCTGGACGGTGTCCATCCGGCCGACGACCAGTCGGTGGCTCTGCGGCTCGTCGTTCTCGCGGACCGCCTGTACGACGCCAGCATCCCGGTGACGGTGGCGGGCGCGAAGCTCGACTCCATCTTCACGCCCGAGATGCTTGCCGGTGGGTACCGCAAGAAGTATCTCCGCGCCACCTCACGGCTCCTCGCGTTGTCGCGCTTCGAGGTAGCCGCGAACTGA
- a CDS encoding pyrimidine reductase family protein, with protein MQRVHIATYLTSDSGQSGTDTGEVTGDALRELYAYPVEMPRPWVRANFVCSIDGAVSVGGVSGTLGTPADKKVFDTLREAADVVLVGAGTVRAENYGGVRIDADGRQRRIASGLSAVPPIAVVSARAHLDADARLFTDTEVAPIVITCAAADPVRVAALVEAGAHVIRTGGSEITGPEVIAAVEGLGLRRILCEGGPSLFGQLVADDLVDELCLTTAPVLVGGTAGRIATSPHVATVSMTPAHVLADTDGTVLTRWVRLPRP; from the coding sequence ATGCAGCGTGTACATATTGCGACCTACCTCACATCGGACTCCGGGCAGTCGGGGACGGATACCGGTGAAGTGACCGGGGACGCATTGCGTGAGCTGTATGCGTACCCGGTGGAGATGCCGCGACCGTGGGTGCGGGCGAATTTCGTGTGCAGCATCGACGGAGCCGTCTCTGTCGGCGGTGTGAGCGGAACGCTGGGAACGCCCGCCGACAAGAAGGTGTTCGACACCCTTCGGGAGGCGGCCGACGTCGTCCTGGTGGGAGCAGGAACCGTCCGCGCCGAAAACTACGGTGGCGTGCGAATTGACGCGGACGGCAGGCAACGCCGTATCGCATCGGGATTGTCCGCCGTCCCGCCGATTGCGGTCGTCTCGGCACGGGCACACCTCGACGCCGACGCCCGACTGTTCACCGACACCGAGGTCGCGCCCATCGTGATCACCTGCGCCGCCGCCGATCCGGTCCGGGTGGCCGCCCTCGTCGAGGCCGGTGCTCACGTCATTCGCACCGGCGGTTCGGAGATCACAGGTCCTGAGGTGATCGCCGCAGTGGAGGGGCTGGGACTGCGCAGAATTCTCTGTGAGGGCGGGCCGAGCCTGTTCGGACAGCTCGTGGCCGACGACCTCGTCGACGAACTCTGCCTCACCACGGCACCCGTCCTGGTGGGGGGAACCGCCGGGCGCATCGCCACTTCTCCCCACGTCGCCACGGTCTCGATGACACCTGCGCACGTCCTCGCCGACACAGACGGCACGGTTCTGACACGCTGGGTGCGGCTTCCCCGCCCGTGA
- a CDS encoding phosphatidylinositol mannoside acyltransferase: MSLGERVADLGYAAGWRLVRALPERVAVTLFDTGADFAARKGGGPEQLRRNLARVLRVTPAEVPESLVRASLRSYARYWREAFRLPAMDLEKTGAALDALIEGQEHLDAAKAAGRGAVLALPHSGNWDMAGVWCVQHWGVLSTVAERLKPESLYQRFVDYREGLGFEIFPLSGGEHPPFVELSARLRANGIVCLLGERDLAKKGVPVTFFGEPTRMPAGPAKLAIDTGAPLLPVHCWFTGDGWGFRIDPPIDTSVGVAAATQALAERFEANIAQHPEDWHMLQPLWLSDLSQARLTRMESP, translated from the coding sequence GTGAGCCTCGGTGAACGGGTCGCCGACCTCGGCTACGCGGCCGGCTGGCGGCTGGTCCGTGCCCTGCCCGAGCGAGTCGCTGTCACCCTGTTCGACACGGGTGCCGACTTCGCCGCACGCAAAGGCGGCGGTCCCGAGCAGCTGCGCCGCAACCTTGCTCGCGTGCTGCGAGTGACTCCGGCGGAGGTTCCGGAGTCGCTGGTACGTGCGTCGCTGCGGTCCTATGCGCGGTACTGGCGGGAGGCGTTCCGGCTGCCGGCCATGGATTTGGAGAAGACCGGGGCGGCTCTCGACGCCCTCATCGAAGGACAGGAGCATCTGGACGCCGCGAAAGCCGCTGGCCGCGGAGCGGTACTCGCACTGCCGCACAGCGGTAACTGGGACATGGCCGGGGTGTGGTGCGTGCAGCACTGGGGCGTGCTGTCCACCGTGGCCGAGCGGTTGAAGCCGGAGTCGCTGTATCAACGTTTCGTCGACTACCGCGAAGGGCTGGGATTCGAAATCTTCCCGCTCAGCGGGGGAGAGCATCCCCCGTTCGTCGAACTGTCGGCGCGCCTGCGCGCCAACGGAATCGTGTGCCTCCTCGGTGAACGCGATCTCGCGAAGAAGGGCGTTCCCGTCACATTCTTCGGGGAACCGACGCGGATGCCCGCAGGTCCGGCGAAGCTGGCGATCGACACCGGTGCTCCGCTCCTGCCCGTGCACTGCTGGTTCACAGGGGACGGGTGGGGTTTCCGGATCGATCCCCCGATCGATACGTCAGTCGGGGTGGCGGCGGCCACCCAGGCGCTGGCGGAACGGTTCGAGGCGAACATCGCACAACACCCGGAGGACTGGCACATGCTGCAGCCGCTCTGGCTGTCCGACCTGTCGCAGGCGAGACTCACGCGTATGGAGAGCCCGTGA
- a CDS encoding RtcB family protein → MFPVTLEGTAAPTLMWAEERSIEPAALAQLRTMADLPWVHGVRVMPDVHVGKGATVGSVIAMRQAVAPAAVGVDIGCGMTAVRTDVTADDLPDSLRSLRARIERAVPVGFAMHENSLDTGALSVSGAGVHKGWTRFWQEFRDLHPGVQSRESKAMKQIGTLGGGNHFIEVCLSDAEEVWLMLHSGSRNIGKELAERHIAVARTLQHNQRLVDRDLAVFLAGTPEMDAYRHDLSWAQEYAARNRAVMLALIMQAFRDALPTRPVRFDDPISCHHNYVSEEVVDGETMLVTRKGAIRAGKGDLGLIPGSMGTGSYVVRGLGSELSFNSASHGAGRTMSRTKAKKRFTVDDLRRQTSGVESRKDAGVIDEIPAAYKDIEQVIDAQADLVEVVAHLRQVVCVKG, encoded by the coding sequence ATGTTTCCCGTCACCCTCGAAGGCACTGCCGCGCCGACCTTGATGTGGGCGGAGGAACGGTCCATAGAGCCGGCCGCACTTGCCCAGCTCCGCACCATGGCAGACCTGCCGTGGGTCCACGGTGTCCGCGTCATGCCCGACGTCCATGTCGGTAAGGGCGCGACGGTCGGCTCCGTCATCGCGATGCGTCAGGCTGTCGCACCTGCCGCCGTGGGGGTCGACATCGGCTGCGGCATGACAGCGGTCAGGACCGATGTCACCGCCGACGACCTGCCGGACAGTCTGCGGTCGCTGCGCGCGCGCATCGAGCGTGCGGTTCCGGTGGGATTCGCCATGCACGAGAACTCTCTCGACACCGGTGCCCTCTCGGTGTCCGGCGCCGGCGTCCACAAGGGATGGACGCGATTCTGGCAGGAGTTCCGCGATCTGCACCCGGGCGTCCAGTCTCGTGAATCGAAGGCGATGAAGCAGATCGGAACGCTCGGCGGCGGGAATCACTTCATCGAGGTGTGTCTGTCCGACGCAGAGGAGGTGTGGCTCATGCTCCACTCCGGATCCCGCAACATCGGGAAGGAACTGGCCGAGCGACACATCGCCGTGGCGCGGACGTTGCAGCACAACCAGAGGCTGGTCGATCGTGATCTGGCGGTCTTTTTGGCAGGTACACCCGAGATGGACGCCTACCGCCACGACCTGTCGTGGGCCCAGGAATACGCGGCCCGCAACCGCGCCGTCATGCTCGCCCTGATCATGCAGGCATTCCGGGACGCTCTGCCGACTCGGCCCGTCCGTTTCGACGATCCGATCTCGTGTCACCACAACTATGTGTCCGAGGAGGTCGTCGACGGGGAGACGATGCTCGTGACCCGCAAGGGTGCTATTCGCGCAGGAAAGGGAGATCTCGGTCTCATTCCCGGTTCCATGGGCACCGGTTCGTACGTGGTGCGCGGACTGGGGTCGGAACTGTCCTTCAACTCCGCCTCGCACGGCGCCGGTCGGACCATGAGCCGTACGAAGGCGAAGAAGCGTTTCACGGTCGACGACTTGAGGCGTCAAACGTCCGGCGTCGAGTCGCGTAAGGACGCCGGGGTGATCGACGAGATCCCGGCCGCGTACAAGGACATCGAGCAGGTGATCGATGCTCAGGCCGATCTGGTCGAGGTCGTCGCACACCTGCGGCAGGTCGTGTGTGTGAAGGGCTAG
- a CDS encoding 2-isopropylmalate synthase — MSTSTSFAATCRTSSSAADPFATRHGKPLPREFADEAAGMSWTAFESLYAPMSGPFRLGRWSEKKAAPGLWVFEATLGIGESICTMSALAPGPVSAMTSMLYDAGCSIEILAFHQHRIGHRTATFLRCEAGGVRLWTMGIGESDTESALRAMISGANRVHSA; from the coding sequence ATGAGCACCTCCACTTCGTTTGCCGCAACTTGTCGCACGTCGAGCAGCGCCGCCGATCCCTTCGCGACGCGTCACGGAAAGCCGCTCCCCCGCGAATTCGCGGACGAGGCAGCCGGGATGAGCTGGACCGCGTTCGAGAGCCTGTATGCGCCGATGTCCGGCCCGTTCCGTCTCGGTCGATGGTCCGAGAAGAAAGCCGCCCCAGGCCTGTGGGTCTTCGAGGCGACCTTGGGTATCGGAGAATCGATCTGCACGATGAGCGCACTCGCGCCGGGCCCGGTGTCCGCGATGACGTCGATGCTCTACGACGCCGGATGTTCGATCGAGATCCTCGCCTTCCACCAGCATCGAATCGGGCACCGCACGGCAACGTTCCTGAGGTGCGAGGCGGGGGGAGTGCGACTGTGGACGATGGGAATCGGTGAATCCGACACCGAGTCGGCGCTGCGCGCGATGATTTCCGGTGCGAATAGGGTGCACTCGGCGTGA
- the thrS gene encoding threonine--tRNA ligase has product MTTPASVAPAALVRVPAGTTAGTAVREAGYPSKGPDVVVVVRDAEGQLKDLSWVPDVDTAVEPVAANTEDGRSVIRHSAAHVLAQAVQQEFPEAKLGIGPPIKDGFYYDFSVDRPFTPEDLANLEKRMKKIIKGSQRFSRRVVDSLDEARAELAKEPFKLELIDDKSGIDDPEVMEVGGNELTIYDNVDPRTGEKIWGDLCRGPHIPTTKHIPAFKLTRSSAAYWRGNQDNADLQRIYGTAWESAEAQEQHLELLAEAERRDHRKLGAELDLFSFPDELGSGLPVFHPKGGIIRTEMEDYSRKRHVDEGYEFVNTPHITKGHLYEVSGHLDWYRDGMFPAMHIDEELNEDGTVRKPGQDYYLKPMNCPMHNLIFRSRGRSYRELPLRLFEFGSVYRYEKSGVVHGLTRVRGMTQDDAHIYCTREQMRDELATTLQFVLGLLEDYGLDDFYLELSTKNPDKFVGDDAVWEEATQTLAEVAEASGLNLVPDPGGAAFYGPKISVQVQDALGRTWQMSTIQLDFNLPERFDLEYTANDGTKKRPVMIHRALFGSIERFFGVLTEHYAGAFPAWLAPVQVVGIPVAEAFADHLFDVVKQLKAAGIRAEVDASDDRMQKKIFNNTALKVPFMLLAGARDVEAGAVSFRFRDGTQVNGVAVDEAVRIVTEWVARRENASPTAELLQPGGRG; this is encoded by the coding sequence GTGACCACGCCCGCATCCGTCGCCCCCGCCGCCCTTGTCCGGGTGCCTGCAGGGACTACGGCCGGAACCGCGGTTCGGGAAGCCGGCTACCCGAGCAAGGGTCCGGACGTCGTCGTCGTGGTCCGTGACGCCGAGGGTCAGCTGAAGGACCTGTCGTGGGTGCCGGATGTAGACACCGCCGTCGAGCCGGTGGCCGCGAATACCGAGGACGGGCGCAGCGTCATCCGCCACTCCGCGGCGCACGTCCTCGCGCAAGCCGTGCAGCAGGAGTTCCCCGAGGCCAAGCTCGGCATCGGTCCGCCCATCAAGGACGGCTTCTACTACGACTTCTCGGTCGATCGTCCCTTCACTCCGGAGGATCTGGCGAACCTCGAGAAGCGGATGAAGAAGATCATCAAGGGCTCTCAGCGGTTTTCTCGTCGTGTCGTCGACTCTCTCGACGAGGCTCGCGCGGAGTTGGCGAAGGAACCGTTCAAACTCGAACTGATCGACGACAAGTCGGGCATCGACGACCCGGAGGTCATGGAAGTCGGCGGCAACGAGCTGACGATCTACGACAATGTGGATCCGCGCACGGGGGAGAAGATCTGGGGCGATCTCTGCCGTGGCCCGCACATCCCCACCACCAAGCACATTCCTGCGTTCAAGCTCACCCGCAGTTCCGCCGCCTACTGGCGAGGTAATCAGGACAACGCCGATCTCCAGCGGATCTACGGCACCGCCTGGGAGTCGGCGGAGGCCCAGGAACAGCACCTCGAGCTTCTCGCCGAAGCAGAACGGCGCGATCACCGGAAGTTGGGCGCCGAACTCGATCTCTTCAGTTTCCCCGACGAGCTCGGCTCGGGCCTGCCCGTGTTCCACCCCAAGGGCGGCATCATCCGCACCGAGATGGAGGATTACTCGCGCAAGCGGCACGTCGACGAGGGCTACGAATTCGTCAACACCCCGCACATCACGAAGGGGCACCTCTACGAGGTGTCGGGTCACCTCGACTGGTACCGGGACGGCATGTTCCCGGCCATGCACATCGACGAGGAATTGAACGAGGACGGCACCGTGCGCAAGCCGGGGCAGGACTACTACCTCAAGCCGATGAACTGCCCGATGCACAATCTGATCTTCCGGTCCCGCGGACGGTCGTACCGGGAATTGCCGTTGCGGCTCTTCGAGTTCGGATCCGTGTACCGGTACGAGAAGTCGGGTGTCGTACACGGGTTGACCCGCGTGCGCGGCATGACACAGGACGACGCGCACATCTACTGCACCCGCGAGCAGATGCGCGATGAATTGGCCACCACCCTGCAGTTCGTTCTCGGGCTCCTCGAGGACTACGGGCTCGACGACTTCTACCTGGAACTGTCCACCAAGAACCCGGACAAGTTCGTCGGTGACGACGCGGTGTGGGAGGAGGCCACGCAGACGCTGGCCGAGGTCGCCGAGGCGTCGGGGCTGAACCTCGTGCCCGACCCCGGGGGTGCCGCCTTCTACGGTCCGAAGATTTCGGTGCAGGTGCAGGACGCCCTGGGCCGAACCTGGCAGATGTCGACCATCCAACTCGACTTCAACCTGCCCGAGCGCTTCGACCTCGAGTACACGGCGAACGACGGCACGAAGAAGCGGCCGGTGATGATTCACCGCGCGTTGTTCGGGTCCATCGAGCGATTCTTCGGTGTGCTGACCGAGCACTACGCAGGTGCGTTCCCGGCCTGGCTTGCACCCGTTCAGGTGGTGGGCATCCCGGTCGCCGAGGCGTTCGCCGATCATCTTTTCGACGTGGTGAAGCAGTTGAAGGCGGCGGGGATCCGCGCGGAGGTCGACGCGAGCGACGACCGGATGCAGAAGAAGATCTTCAACAACACCGCGCTGAAGGTGCCGTTCATGCTCCTCGCGGGTGCCCGCGACGTCGAGGCGGGTGCCGTGAGCTTCCGCTTCCGCGACGGCACTCAGGTGAACGGTGTGGCGGTCGACGAGGCCGTTCGGATCGTCACCGAATGGGTCGCGCGCCGTGAGAACGCGTCCCCGACCGCGGAGCTGCTCCAACCCGGTGGGAGAGGGTGA
- a CDS encoding glycosyltransferase family 4 protein has product MKIGMVCPYSFDVPGGVQAHVVDLAEVLIERGHKVSVLAPASDDTELPDFVVSAGRALAIPYNGSVARLSFGPAASARVRRWISDNDFDVLHIHEPNAPSLSMLAMRVAEGPIVATFHTSTTKSLVLSTFQGVLQPYLERISGRIAVSELARRWQVESLGSDAVEIPNGVDVGAFANAEPLPGYPRPGRTIVFLGRYDEPRKGMSVLLRALPALVDKYPELQVLVVGRGDEDRLRREAGPLFGHLCLLGQVGDAEKASALRSADVYCAPNLGGESFGIVLVEAMAAGAAVVASELDAFRRVLRDGQAGVLVPVGDSAALAEGIDSVLGDPARSAALTEVGRTVVTEYDWPVVAEQILRVYETVTVGRDGVHEVGS; this is encoded by the coding sequence GTGAAGATCGGCATGGTCTGTCCGTACTCGTTCGATGTTCCGGGCGGGGTGCAAGCCCACGTCGTGGATCTCGCCGAGGTGTTGATCGAACGCGGGCACAAGGTCAGCGTCCTGGCCCCCGCTTCGGACGACACCGAATTGCCCGACTTCGTCGTGTCGGCCGGCCGGGCGCTGGCCATTCCGTACAACGGATCGGTAGCCCGGTTGAGTTTCGGACCTGCCGCGAGCGCGCGGGTGCGGCGCTGGATTTCCGACAACGACTTCGATGTCCTGCACATCCACGAACCCAATGCGCCGAGCCTGTCGATGCTCGCCATGCGGGTGGCCGAGGGACCGATCGTGGCGACCTTTCACACGTCGACGACGAAATCATTGGTGCTCAGCACCTTTCAGGGAGTCCTCCAGCCCTACCTGGAGAGGATCAGCGGACGGATCGCGGTGTCGGAACTGGCGCGCCGATGGCAGGTGGAATCGCTCGGGTCGGACGCCGTCGAGATCCCCAACGGTGTCGACGTGGGGGCCTTCGCGAACGCCGAACCGTTGCCGGGCTACCCCCGCCCGGGCCGGACGATCGTGTTCCTCGGGCGATACGACGAGCCGCGCAAGGGCATGTCTGTCCTGTTGCGCGCGCTTCCCGCGCTGGTCGACAAGTACCCGGAGCTGCAGGTGCTGGTGGTCGGCCGGGGAGACGAGGACCGCCTACGTCGTGAGGCGGGCCCGCTGTTCGGGCACCTGTGCCTCCTCGGCCAGGTCGGCGACGCCGAGAAGGCGTCGGCTCTGCGCAGTGCCGACGTGTACTGCGCCCCGAATCTGGGCGGGGAGAGTTTCGGGATCGTGCTGGTGGAAGCGATGGCGGCCGGTGCCGCGGTGGTGGCAAGTGAACTCGACGCGTTCCGCCGCGTCCTCCGCGACGGGCAGGCGGGTGTGCTCGTGCCGGTGGGTGATTCCGCGGCGCTCGCCGAGGGTATCGATTCCGTGCTCGGCGACCCGGCGCGCAGTGCCGCACTGACCGAGGTCGGGAGGACGGTCGTCACCGAATACGACTGGCCGGTGGTGGCCGAACAGATTCTGCGGGTGTACGAGACGGTAACCGTCGGGCGTGACGGCGTCCACGAGGTCGGATCGTGA
- a CDS encoding GNAT family N-acetyltransferase produces MTVEINSAGIWDSEAIADVAAATFPLACPPGATQDDIATFIDDVLSAERFSEYLTDPRRTVLKVTHEGAIVGYAMLIDGEPADPEVARSVSLRPVTEISKLYVLPGNHGTGVASALMNAIVERAVAGDCAGLWLGVNQENLRAQRFYEKHGFETVGTKTFLVGSQLHHDFVMQRAL; encoded by the coding sequence GTGACGGTCGAAATAAATTCCGCGGGGATCTGGGACTCCGAGGCGATCGCCGACGTAGCGGCGGCGACGTTTCCGCTCGCCTGCCCACCTGGCGCCACCCAGGACGACATCGCCACCTTCATCGATGATGTGCTGTCGGCGGAACGATTTTCCGAGTACCTCACCGACCCGCGCCGAACCGTGCTCAAGGTGACCCACGAAGGCGCCATCGTCGGCTATGCAATGTTGATCGACGGAGAACCTGCAGATCCCGAGGTGGCCCGGAGCGTGTCACTGCGTCCCGTCACCGAGATCAGCAAGCTGTATGTGCTGCCGGGCAATCACGGCACCGGAGTCGCGTCCGCGCTGATGAACGCCATCGTCGAGCGCGCCGTCGCCGGGGATTGTGCGGGACTGTGGCTCGGAGTCAATCAGGAGAACCTGCGCGCTCAGCGTTTCTACGAGAAGCACGGCTTCGAGACTGTCGGGACGAAGACCTTCCTGGTGGGGTCGCAGCTACACCACGATTTCGTGATGCAGCGGGCCCTCTGA
- a CDS encoding TIGR02611 family protein — translation MSPFQEAESRWKRWRARIAAKPSLNLGYRIAVGVIGALVLAAGVLAIPYPGPGWLIVFAGLGILASEFEWAHRLLRFARTKYDAFMDWFSRQSLLVKGAGAVLTGLIVLATLWLLGTFGLVGTWVGLDYPWLESPL, via the coding sequence CTGTCGCCGTTCCAGGAGGCGGAGAGCCGCTGGAAGCGGTGGCGCGCTCGGATCGCCGCCAAGCCGAGTCTGAACCTCGGTTACCGCATCGCCGTCGGCGTGATCGGCGCCTTGGTGCTGGCCGCCGGCGTGCTGGCAATTCCGTATCCCGGTCCCGGATGGCTGATCGTTTTCGCCGGACTCGGCATCCTGGCGTCCGAGTTCGAGTGGGCCCATCGACTGCTCCGCTTCGCGCGGACGAAGTACGACGCCTTCATGGACTGGTTCTCCCGGCAGTCGCTGCTCGTCAAGGGTGCCGGCGCGGTGCTGACGGGTCTGATCGTGCTGGCCACCCTGTGGTTACTGGGAACGTTCGGTCTGGTCGGGACGTGGGTCGGCCTCGACTACCCGTGGCTGGAGAGTCCCCTCTAG
- a CDS encoding HIT family protein encodes MAGGDDVTADGMRDSPGSLVDRGPGQPDHLQRIWSPHRMSYIAEAPKSPDTPNEPFTDIPKMNDEDGLIVARGEHVYAVLNLYPYNPGHLMVVPYRKVAALEDLTEEESAELMSFTQQALRVIKRVSRPDGFNVGLNLGAAAGGSLAEHLHQHVVPRWGGDANFITVLAGVKVMPQLLRETRGLLAKAWNE; translated from the coding sequence ATGGCAGGAGGGGATGATGTGACCGCCGACGGGATGCGAGACAGTCCCGGTAGTCTCGTCGACCGTGGTCCAGGTCAGCCGGACCATCTTCAACGGATCTGGTCGCCGCACCGCATGTCATACATCGCCGAGGCACCGAAGTCTCCGGACACTCCGAACGAACCGTTCACCGACATCCCGAAGATGAATGACGAGGACGGGCTGATCGTCGCGCGCGGCGAGCACGTCTACGCGGTGCTCAACCTGTATCCGTACAACCCTGGTCACCTGATGGTCGTGCCCTACCGCAAGGTCGCCGCGCTCGAGGACCTCACGGAGGAAGAAAGCGCCGAGCTGATGTCCTTCACTCAGCAGGCGCTGCGCGTCATCAAGCGGGTGTCACGGCCGGACGGTTTCAATGTGGGTCTGAACCTGGGGGCCGCCGCCGGCGGCTCCCTCGCTGAACATCTCCATCAGCATGTGGTCCCCCGGTGGGGTGGGGACGCCAACTTCATCACGGTCCTCGCCGGCGTCAAGGTCATGCCACAGTTGTTGCGCGAGACCCGCGGTCTGCTGGCGAAGGCTTGGAATGAATGA
- the pgsA gene encoding phosphatidylinositol phosphate synthase, whose amino-acid sequence MLSFFGRAPVSKVTAPLGRALVKTGLTPDSVTVIGTVATVAGAVVLFPSGHLFWGAVVITVFVLFDMLDGAMARARGGGTRFGAVLDATCDRVADGAIFAGLAWWAVYHEASKPLVIATLVCLVTSQVISYAKARAEASGLSADGGLIERPDRLVIVLIGAGVTGLGVPWAIHIAMWLLAAGSVLTVFQRVLAVRGSAGARDVLPLPAPGTTPEDGQATAQ is encoded by the coding sequence GTGCTGAGCTTTTTCGGACGGGCACCGGTGTCCAAGGTGACCGCGCCGTTGGGGAGGGCTCTGGTCAAGACCGGGCTGACCCCCGATTCGGTCACAGTGATAGGGACCGTCGCGACCGTGGCTGGGGCGGTCGTGCTGTTTCCCAGCGGACATCTGTTCTGGGGTGCGGTTGTCATCACCGTGTTCGTCCTGTTCGACATGCTGGACGGCGCGATGGCCCGGGCCCGTGGTGGGGGAACTCGATTCGGCGCCGTCCTCGACGCCACCTGTGACCGAGTGGCGGACGGTGCGATTTTCGCCGGTCTCGCCTGGTGGGCCGTGTACCACGAGGCGAGCAAGCCGCTCGTGATCGCGACTCTGGTGTGCCTGGTCACCTCGCAGGTGATCTCCTACGCCAAGGCCCGCGCCGAGGCGAGCGGGTTGTCCGCGGACGGCGGACTCATCGAACGGCCCGATCGATTGGTCATCGTCCTCATCGGGGCCGGTGTCACCGGGCTCGGCGTGCCGTGGGCGATCCACATCGCCATGTGGCTCCTCGCTGCGGGCAGCGTGCTCACGGTGTTCCAGCGGGTTCTGGCGGTGCGGGGGTCGGCCGGCGCACGGGACGTCCTCCCGCTGCCGGCACCCGGCACGACGCCCGAAGACGGACAGGCGACGGCGCAGTGA